From the genome of Mycetocola spongiae, one region includes:
- a CDS encoding carboxypeptidase-like regulatory domain-containing protein — protein MKPRPSSMRRGIGALGAAGIALLAAGLVPLTAAPAPASAAPGTPAHAVQDLAYCSNNSLDRGIGVSSPAVALPFPIGYFGQTHNELYVNSVGSVSFGSPVTEPGYDDGVGISEWHSEQIAPFYSLLDTSIAGSEAITYGASPDGSTFCANWVGVAAGDRYDAMGIPAGTNSFQLLIRDRSALPGGTVGDVDVTFNYDSVQSAGAHDGFFRGFAGMISHDEPNAIWRTALPGSGVLIPAPENAGLPQEISVLTDGQEWALTAGSLNSPGTLGRYTFNLRAGQLPTPSGSLSGTVRDDRGRPMPGAIVQASPSRYNGSYNMVTTDAQGRYLLPNLEGSQLVIASPAPNTSYLWPKSVQVSILPAEQKTADIQLPRPNRVPPEGTTLTKLDGTLVDSPKWREATIMTVTACSSGSVNFGIYAPNGRRVWSDNMVPDTQNRGLYRATIPATIDLESYGPVELRITKLCPGELGVTTTTDLYIDPSGTIVDTADKPVADATVTLLRADSPEGPFIAVEEGSALMSPNNRKNPDVTGTDGAFAWDVMAGYYVVEASAESCHAPGSTEATVRTDVLPVPPEQLDLKLVLECAEPGEVIIDPAPETTLALELGSDSVLPGAELALTGSGFAAGEEIAIWLHSTPVVLATVTADPAGAVATTVTIPADAAAGAHRVELRGVTSGSVFAALTVADPAGSNPAGALPEAAKPAPGLASTGSDMLPAAALALLLLAAGTVFTVRRRGARA, from the coding sequence ATGAAACCTCGTCCATCATCCATGCGCCGCGGGATCGGGGCGCTCGGCGCCGCGGGCATCGCACTGCTCGCCGCCGGCCTGGTTCCGCTCACCGCGGCCCCGGCCCCGGCCTCCGCCGCACCGGGCACCCCCGCACACGCCGTGCAGGATCTTGCCTATTGCTCCAATAATTCGCTCGACCGCGGGATCGGCGTCTCCAGCCCCGCCGTGGCGCTGCCGTTCCCCATCGGCTATTTTGGCCAGACCCATAACGAGCTTTACGTGAACTCGGTGGGCAGCGTCTCCTTCGGGTCACCGGTGACCGAGCCCGGCTATGACGACGGCGTGGGAATTTCCGAGTGGCACTCCGAGCAGATCGCACCGTTTTACTCGCTGCTGGACACCTCCATCGCCGGTTCGGAGGCCATCACCTATGGCGCGAGCCCCGATGGCTCGACGTTCTGCGCCAACTGGGTCGGCGTCGCCGCGGGGGACCGCTATGACGCCATGGGTATACCCGCGGGAACCAACTCCTTCCAGCTCCTCATCCGCGATCGCTCCGCCCTGCCCGGCGGCACCGTCGGCGATGTGGACGTCACCTTCAATTACGACTCAGTGCAGAGCGCCGGGGCCCACGACGGCTTCTTCCGCGGCTTCGCGGGCATGATCTCGCATGATGAGCCCAATGCCATCTGGCGCACCGCGCTTCCCGGATCCGGTGTACTGATCCCCGCCCCCGAAAACGCCGGGCTCCCCCAGGAGATCTCCGTCCTTACCGACGGCCAGGAGTGGGCCCTGACCGCGGGGAGCCTGAACTCCCCCGGCACCCTCGGGCGCTATACGTTTAACCTGCGCGCGGGTCAGCTCCCCACCCCCTCCGGCAGCCTCAGCGGCACGGTCCGGGATGACCGCGGGCGTCCGATGCCCGGCGCCATCGTGCAGGCCAGCCCGAGCCGCTATAACGGGAGCTATAACATGGTCACCACGGATGCCCAGGGACGCTACCTGCTCCCAAACCTCGAAGGTTCCCAGCTTGTGATAGCAAGCCCCGCGCCGAATACCAGCTATCTCTGGCCCAAATCCGTACAGGTCTCGATTCTGCCCGCGGAGCAGAAGACGGCGGATATTCAGCTCCCTCGCCCGAACCGCGTTCCGCCCGAGGGCACCACCCTGACCAAGCTGGACGGCACCCTCGTAGACTCACCCAAGTGGCGCGAGGCCACGATCATGACCGTGACCGCCTGCTCGTCGGGCAGCGTAAACTTCGGGATTTACGCCCCTAACGGGCGGAGGGTCTGGTCTGACAACATGGTGCCGGACACCCAAAACCGCGGGCTCTATCGGGCAACGATTCCCGCCACGATCGACCTCGAAAGCTACGGACCCGTAGAGCTGCGAATCACAAAGCTCTGCCCGGGTGAGCTGGGCGTGACGACCACAACCGACCTGTATATCGACCCGAGCGGCACCATCGTGGATACCGCCGATAAGCCGGTGGCCGATGCCACCGTGACCCTGCTGCGTGCCGATAGCCCCGAGGGCCCCTTTATCGCCGTGGAGGAGGGCAGCGCCCTGATGTCGCCCAACAACCGGAAGAACCCCGATGTCACGGGAACCGACGGCGCCTTCGCGTGGGACGTGATGGCCGGCTATTACGTGGTCGAGGCCAGTGCGGAATCCTGCCACGCACCCGGCAGCACCGAGGCCACGGTCCGCACGGATGTGCTCCCCGTGCCGCCCGAGCAGCTGGACCTCAAGCTGGTCCTCGAATGCGCCGAGCCGGGAGAGGTCATCATCGACCCCGCACCCGAGACCACCCTGGCGCTCGAACTCGGCAGCGATTCCGTCCTGCCCGGGGCCGAGCTGGCCCTGACCGGCAGCGGCTTCGCCGCCGGCGAGGAGATCGCGATCTGGCTGCACTCGACCCCCGTGGTCCTGGCCACCGTGACCGCCGATCCCGCGGGTGCCGTAGCCACCACGGTCACGATTCCCGCCGATGCCGCCGCCGGTGCCCACCGCGTGGAGCTGCGTGGCGTCACGAGCGGCTCGGTTTTTGCCGCCCTGACCGTCGCCGACCCGGCCGGTAGCAACCCGGCCGGCGCTCTCCCGGAGGCCGCCAAGCCTGCTCCGGGGCTCGCGTCCACCGGATCGGATATGCTCCCCGCGGCCGCGCTTGCGCTGCTGCTCCTCGCGGCCGGAACGGTCTTTACCGTGCGCCGCCGGGGCGCGCGAGCCTAA
- a CDS encoding M23 family metallopeptidase, whose protein sequence is MTESITPESARVAAEVPPTRRSLREAAARRAAEEAASLPAPAVAPILDTSVLHPAPAESPAAPVLQSAPADAPVLDAAAVHPADAAVTPSLARRFRRATPDASAPAARATATAEPRVDAAPAVAAEAPAEEPRTRTASPTDPILLSLPFPETTGPIRTQSSAPTEEATHEAPSRGRRAPRRAAGRRASFVAAPREPRRRMRSTVIAALIVPALFGTAGLPAFATTDSAQASSDGVIVSTSATALIRGEVRPAQSLTVSDTVSAEVLDRGSYSTANGALKPSEYDSLTALGGYSGPSSQGWWRPLPGPITSPYGPRNLICNSVGCSNSFHEGMDFAGSSGTPIRAIADGVVTFVGNAGAYGNRVIVDHGEGVSSVYGHLLTGSAKVAVGDTVQGGTVIAGVGATGVVSGPHLDLKIEIFGEMTDPAAFLRSKGVPAV, encoded by the coding sequence TTGACCGAAAGCATCACCCCCGAGTCCGCTCGGGTCGCTGCCGAGGTACCGCCTACCCGCCGGAGCCTGCGCGAGGCCGCCGCACGGCGCGCCGCCGAGGAGGCGGCTTCGCTCCCGGCCCCCGCCGTGGCACCGATCCTCGATACCTCCGTGCTGCACCCCGCGCCCGCGGAGAGCCCCGCCGCCCCGGTTCTGCAGAGCGCGCCCGCGGACGCCCCCGTGCTCGACGCCGCGGCGGTACACCCCGCGGATGCCGCGGTCACCCCGTCGCTCGCCCGCCGCTTCCGCCGCGCAACCCCCGATGCCAGCGCCCCCGCCGCCCGGGCCACGGCCACCGCCGAGCCCCGCGTGGACGCCGCACCCGCCGTCGCGGCCGAGGCCCCCGCGGAGGAGCCCCGCACCCGCACCGCCTCCCCCACGGATCCGATCCTGCTCTCGCTGCCCTTCCCCGAGACCACCGGCCCGATCCGCACCCAGTCCTCCGCACCCACCGAGGAGGCCACCCACGAGGCCCCCTCCCGCGGCCGCCGCGCACCGCGCCGCGCCGCCGGTCGCCGCGCCAGCTTTGTGGCCGCACCGCGCGAGCCCCGCCGCCGCATGCGTTCCACCGTGATCGCCGCCCTCATCGTTCCGGCACTCTTTGGCACCGCGGGCCTGCCCGCCTTTGCCACCACCGATAGCGCCCAGGCCTCGAGCGACGGCGTGATCGTAAGCACCTCCGCCACCGCGCTGATCCGCGGGGAGGTCCGCCCCGCGCAGTCCCTCACCGTGAGCGATACCGTGTCCGCCGAGGTCCTCGATCGCGGCAGCTATTCCACCGCCAACGGCGCACTGAAGCCCTCCGAATACGATAGCCTCACCGCCCTCGGCGGCTATTCGGGCCCGTCCTCGCAGGGCTGGTGGCGTCCGCTTCCCGGGCCGATCACCTCGCCCTATGGCCCCCGTAACCTCATCTGCAATAGCGTGGGTTGCTCCAATAGCTTCCACGAGGGCATGGACTTCGCCGGCTCCTCGGGCACCCCCATCCGCGCAATCGCCGATGGCGTGGTGACCTTCGTGGGCAATGCCGGAGCCTATGGCAACCGCGTGATCGTGGACCACGGCGAGGGTGTTTCCTCGGTATATGGCCACCTGCTCACCGGCTCGGCCAAGGTGGCCGTGGGCGATACCGTCCAGGGCGGCACCGTGATCGCCGGCGTCGGGGCCACGGGAGTGGTCAGCGGTCCGCACCTCGACCTGAAGATCGAGATCTTTGGCGAGATGACAGATCCCGCCGCCTTCCTGCGCAGCAAGGGCGTTCCCGCCGTCTAA
- a CDS encoding exodeoxyribonuclease III produces MRIATWNVNSIRARVDRVVDWLIREDIDVLGMQEIKCRPDQFPREAFEAAGYELHVHGLNQWNGVAFASRLPLEDVTIGFDGMPGFGKPAARPRLNFEGFPTEDAAGVPLEARAMGATVNGVRLYTLYIPNGRALDDPHWHYKLAWLDALRANTERWLAESPELPLALMGDWNVAPLDSDMGDPSFTLGSSTHVSPEERAALAAFETAGLSDVVRPLVPEGFTFWDYTQLRFPRNEGMRIDFILGSPAFAELVTEASIHREERKGDGPSDHVPVVVDISLDEDDDDRPMIFG; encoded by the coding sequence ATGCGAATTGCCACCTGGAACGTAAACTCCATCCGTGCCCGCGTCGATCGCGTCGTGGACTGGCTCATCCGCGAGGACATCGATGTGCTCGGAATGCAGGAGATTAAGTGTCGCCCCGATCAATTCCCCCGCGAGGCCTTTGAGGCGGCGGGCTATGAGCTGCACGTGCACGGGCTTAATCAGTGGAACGGCGTGGCCTTCGCCAGCCGCCTTCCCCTGGAGGATGTGACCATCGGGTTTGACGGCATGCCCGGTTTTGGCAAGCCCGCCGCGCGCCCGCGCCTGAACTTCGAGGGGTTCCCCACCGAGGATGCCGCGGGCGTTCCGCTTGAGGCCCGCGCGATGGGGGCCACCGTAAACGGCGTGCGCCTGTATACGCTCTATATCCCCAATGGCCGGGCCCTGGATGATCCGCACTGGCACTATAAGCTCGCCTGGCTCGACGCGCTGCGGGCCAATACCGAGCGCTGGCTCGCGGAGTCCCCCGAGCTGCCGCTGGCCCTGATGGGCGATTGGAATGTGGCCCCCCTGGACTCGGATATGGGCGATCCCTCCTTCACCCTGGGCTCCTCCACCCATGTGTCCCCGGAGGAGCGTGCAGCCCTGGCCGCGTTTGAGACCGCGGGCCTGAGCGATGTGGTGCGCCCGCTGGTGCCCGAGGGCTTTACGTTCTGGGACTATACCCAGCTGCGGTTCCCGCGCAACGAGGGAATGCGGATCGACTTCATCCTGGGCTCGCCGGCATTTGCCGAGCTCGTGACCGAGGCATCGATCCACCGCGAGGAGCGCAAGGGCGACGGGCCCTCCGATCATGTTCCCGTGGTGGTGGACATTTCCCTCGATGAGGACGACGATGACCGGCCGATGATTTTTGGCTAA
- the pyrE gene encoding orotate phosphoribosyltransferase, giving the protein MTDARQKLIEFIKADAVFHGDFTLTSGKKATYYVDLRRVSLDHRVAPLIGQVMLDLIRDIPDVVAVGGLTMGADPIASAVLHQGAARGESYDAFVVRKEPKDHGRGRQVEGPDLAGKRVIVLEDTSTTGGSPLQAIEALKKVGAEIAGVAVVVDRNTGAKEIIEAAGYPYFSAIGLHDLGLV; this is encoded by the coding sequence GTGACCGACGCACGCCAGAAACTCATTGAATTTATTAAGGCCGACGCCGTATTCCACGGCGACTTCACGCTCACCAGCGGGAAGAAGGCCACCTATTATGTTGACCTTCGCCGGGTCAGCCTCGATCACCGGGTTGCCCCGCTGATCGGTCAGGTCATGCTTGACCTGATCCGGGATATCCCGGATGTGGTGGCCGTGGGTGGCCTCACCATGGGCGCCGACCCCATCGCCTCCGCCGTATTGCACCAGGGCGCGGCCCGCGGGGAATCCTATGACGCCTTTGTGGTGCGCAAGGAGCCCAAGGATCACGGCCGTGGCCGCCAGGTTGAGGGCCCCGATCTTGCCGGAAAGCGCGTGATTGTGCTGGAGGACACCTCCACGACGGGCGGTTCCCCGCTGCAGGCCATCGAGGCGCTGAAGAAGGTGGGCGCCGAGATCGCCGGCGTGGCCGTGGTGGTGGACCGTAATACCGGTGCCAAGGAGATTATCGAGGCCGCCGGCTATCCGTATTTCTCGGCCATCGGCCTGCACGACCTGGGCCTGGTCTAA
- a CDS encoding HAD-IIA family hydrolase, with amino-acid sequence MATAEGVSRMQQKRAEVECWLTDMDGVLVHENKAIPGAAELLQQWRDEGKPYLVLTNNSIFTPRDLSARLRASGLEVPEDRIWTSALATAAFLKGQKPGGTAFVIGEAGITTALHEAGFIMTESNPDYVVVGETRNYSFEAITKAIRLISGGARFIATNPDATGPSREGPMPATGAISALITKATGFEPYVVGKPNPMMFRSALNKIGAHSENTGMIGDRMDTDIVAGIEAGLHTVLVLTGISDEAEIGRYPFRPDEILGSVKDLLSDSPVESEVV; translated from the coding sequence ATGGCTACAGCAGAAGGAGTTTCGCGAATGCAGCAGAAGCGCGCCGAGGTTGAATGTTGGCTCACCGATATGGATGGGGTTCTTGTTCACGAGAATAAGGCCATCCCGGGGGCCGCCGAGCTCCTCCAGCAGTGGCGGGACGAGGGCAAACCGTACCTCGTGCTCACCAATAACTCCATCTTCACTCCCCGCGACCTGAGTGCCCGCCTGCGCGCCTCGGGCCTCGAGGTCCCCGAGGACCGCATCTGGACGTCGGCGCTGGCCACGGCCGCGTTCCTTAAGGGTCAGAAGCCCGGCGGCACCGCGTTTGTGATCGGTGAGGCCGGAATCACCACGGCGCTGCACGAGGCCGGTTTTATCATGACCGAATCCAACCCCGATTATGTGGTGGTGGGCGAGACCCGCAATTACTCCTTTGAGGCGATCACCAAGGCCATTCGCCTGATCAGCGGGGGCGCGCGTTTTATCGCCACCAACCCCGATGCCACCGGCCCGAGCCGCGAGGGCCCGATGCCCGCGACCGGCGCCATCTCGGCGCTGATCACCAAGGCCACGGGCTTTGAGCCCTATGTGGTGGGCAAGCCCAATCCGATGATGTTCCGTTCCGCGCTGAATAAGATTGGCGCGCACTCGGAAAACACCGGAATGATCGGTGACCGCATGGACACCGATATCGTGGCCGGAATCGAGGCCGGGCTGCACACCGTGCTGGTGCTCACCGGAATCAGCGATGAGGCCGAGATCGGCCGCTATCCGTTCCGCCCCGATGAGATTCTGGGCAGCGTAAAGGACCTGCTCTCGGATTCCCCCGTGGAGTCCGAGGTCGTCTAA
- a CDS encoding metal-dependent transcriptional regulator, with the protein MFSSGRESAHEDYLKTIYAYTEWQDDPITPSVLAGRLGLAPSTVTEMVKKLAAAGLVSHVRYGAISLTEEGRMRALAVVRRHRIVETWLVREMGYAWDEVHDEAEVLEHSISDRLLEAISARMGHPTADPHGDLIPDAAGHVVRPETRTVAAAGVGAEGPIVRIRDRDPRVLRQLAENRLGPGSIIRVEALTPLPVLAAGDARVELPEGAAEAIWIGELARSGGKSEI; encoded by the coding sequence ATGTTCAGCTCGGGCCGGGAGAGCGCTCACGAGGACTACCTCAAAACCATCTACGCCTATACCGAGTGGCAGGATGATCCGATCACCCCCTCGGTCCTGGCCGGCCGGCTGGGGCTTGCCCCCTCCACGGTCACCGAGATGGTCAAGAAGCTCGCGGCCGCGGGGCTGGTCTCCCATGTACGTTATGGGGCGATCTCCCTGACCGAGGAGGGCCGGATGCGGGCGCTGGCCGTGGTGCGCCGGCACCGCATCGTGGAGACCTGGCTCGTGCGCGAGATGGGTTATGCCTGGGACGAGGTGCACGATGAGGCCGAGGTCCTGGAACACTCGATCAGCGATCGCCTGCTGGAGGCGATTTCCGCCCGCATGGGACACCCCACGGCCGATCCGCACGGCGACCTGATCCCCGATGCCGCGGGCCACGTGGTGCGCCCCGAGACCCGCACGGTGGCCGCGGCCGGGGTGGGTGCCGAGGGGCCAATCGTGCGCATCCGGGACCGCGATCCGCGGGTCCTGCGCCAGCTCGCCGAAAACCGGCTGGGCCCGGGAAGCATCATCCGGGTGGAGGCGCTGACCCCGCTCCCCGTGCTGGCGGCGGGGGACGCCCGGGTGGAATTGCCCGAGGGCGCCGCCGAGGCGATCTGGATCGGTGAGCTCGCCCGATCCGGCGGGAAATCCGAAATATAG
- a CDS encoding metal ABC transporter permease, with amino-acid sequence MNDILNFLTEPFTHPFMVRAIVTTVIAAVSCSMLSCWLVQIGWSLMGDAVSHAVLPGVVISYALGWPFAIGAFIFGVGAVAIIGGLQSSTTLKSDTAIGVVFTSLFALGLVLITLVPSQVDLNHILFGNVLGVSPGDLIQGAIIGGISCSLLLLKRRDFTLFAFDPVHAHALGINTRVLRMMLLGLLALVVVISLQSVGIILVVAMLIIPGATGLLVSARMGRVLIVAAVATVLATLVGSYVSYYANISTGGSIVLAQSTLFALAYLLGPRGGIIPGRLRARAATLEVAPKVGAVLIKG; translated from the coding sequence GTGAACGACATCCTGAACTTTCTGACGGAACCCTTCACGCACCCCTTTATGGTGCGTGCCATCGTGACCACCGTGATCGCCGCGGTGAGCTGCTCGATGCTCTCCTGCTGGCTGGTGCAGATCGGCTGGTCGCTTATGGGTGATGCCGTCTCGCATGCGGTGCTCCCCGGGGTGGTCATCTCCTATGCGCTCGGCTGGCCGTTTGCGATCGGCGCATTCATCTTTGGGGTGGGGGCCGTGGCAATCATCGGCGGGCTCCAGTCCAGCACCACCCTCAAATCCGATACCGCGATTGGGGTGGTGTTCACGAGCCTCTTTGCCCTGGGCCTGGTGCTGATCACGCTGGTGCCCAGCCAGGTGGACCTCAACCATATTCTGTTTGGCAATGTGCTCGGCGTGAGCCCGGGTGATCTTATCCAGGGCGCGATCATCGGCGGCATCAGCTGCTCGCTGCTCCTGCTCAAGCGGCGAGACTTCACGCTATTTGCCTTTGATCCGGTGCACGCCCACGCGCTGGGCATTAACACCCGTGTGCTGCGGATGATGCTGCTGGGCCTGCTGGCGCTTGTGGTGGTGATCTCGCTGCAGTCGGTGGGAATCATCCTGGTGGTGGCGATGCTGATCATTCCCGGCGCCACGGGCCTGCTCGTGAGCGCCCGGATGGGGCGGGTGCTGATCGTGGCGGCCGTGGCCACGGTCCTGGCCACGCTCGTGGGGTCCTATGTGAGCTATTACGCCAATATCTCCACGGGCGGTTCGATAGTGCTCGCGCAGTCCACCCTCTTTGCGCTTGCCTATCTGCTGGGGCCGCGCGGGGGAATCATTCCGGGGCGGCTGCGGGCACGGGCCGCTACGCTGGAGGTTGCACCGAAGGTCGGGGCGGTACTGATCAAGGGATAA
- a CDS encoding metal ABC transporter ATP-binding protein has product MTPTATPAVSISDISVRYGSVSALEHVDLHIPRGRVVGLVGMNGSGKSTLFSAIIGLVTPESGTVRVFGQDNRQARKKNQIAFVPQTEAIDRDFPISVREVVMLGRYGRLGFTRRPRAADHAAVDTALARVGLSDLADRQIGALSGGQRKRTFVARGIAQDASLLLLDEPFAGVDTTSQAMITALLRELRAEGRSLLVSTHDLAGIPELCDEVVLLNRRVLFQGPPAEALLPENLVLTFGVTP; this is encoded by the coding sequence ATGACGCCCACGGCCACCCCGGCGGTGAGCATCTCCGATATCAGCGTGCGCTACGGCAGCGTCAGCGCCCTGGAACACGTGGACCTCCACATCCCGCGCGGCCGCGTTGTGGGCCTGGTGGGCATGAACGGCTCGGGTAAATCCACGCTGTTCTCCGCGATCATCGGCCTGGTCACCCCCGAGAGCGGAACCGTGCGGGTTTTTGGGCAGGACAACCGCCAGGCCCGCAAAAAAAATCAGATCGCGTTTGTCCCACAGACCGAGGCCATCGACCGCGATTTCCCGATCAGCGTGCGCGAGGTGGTGATGCTGGGCCGCTATGGCCGCCTCGGCTTCACCCGCCGCCCGCGGGCCGCCGATCACGCCGCCGTGGATACCGCGCTCGCCCGCGTGGGCCTGAGCGATCTTGCCGACCGCCAGATCGGGGCCCTCTCGGGGGGTCAACGCAAGCGCACCTTTGTGGCGCGCGGCATCGCGCAGGACGCCTCCCTGCTGCTCCTCGACGAGCCCTTCGCCGGGGTGGATACCACCAGCCAGGCCATGATCACCGCCCTCCTGCGCGAGTTGCGCGCCGAGGGCCGCAGCCTGCTGGTCTCCACCCATGACCTCGCCGGGATCCCCGAGCTCTGCGATGAGGTGGTGCTCCTGAACCGGCGGGTGCTCTTCCAGGGTCCTCCCGCCGAGGCCCTGCTGCCGGAAAATCTCGTGCTGACCTTTGGAGTGACCCCGTGA
- a CDS encoding metal ABC transporter substrate-binding protein, with protein sequence MPKFPSILALAAVAGLTLAGCTSSPDPAPTDNRPVVLATFTVIADMAQVVAGDDLRVESVTRPGAEIHDYEPSPQDLRRGQGAQLILENGLGLETWFQRFTQDIDAPTVTLSEGVTPIPVASGEYTGRDNPHAWMSPIVAQTYVKNIVTAFSTLDPQNAAGYRERGEAYSRELGSVASELSAALETIPENRRFLATCEGAFSYLARDVGLDEGFLWGVNQENEGTPQQISGLIREVREREVPTIFCESTVNNSAQRQVAADSGAQLGGLLYVDSLSDGPPVGSYLDLLRHDAQVIAEGLTR encoded by the coding sequence ATGCCTAAATTTCCCTCGATCCTCGCCCTCGCCGCGGTGGCCGGGCTCACCCTCGCCGGATGCACCTCCTCACCCGATCCCGCCCCCACCGATAACCGCCCCGTAGTCCTGGCCACCTTCACCGTGATCGCTGATATGGCGCAGGTGGTGGCCGGCGATGACCTGCGCGTGGAATCGGTCACCCGGCCCGGCGCGGAGATCCACGATTATGAGCCCTCCCCGCAGGACCTCCGCCGCGGCCAGGGCGCCCAGCTCATCCTCGAAAACGGCCTCGGCCTGGAAACCTGGTTCCAGCGCTTCACGCAGGATATCGACGCCCCCACGGTCACCCTCTCGGAGGGGGTCACCCCGATCCCGGTGGCCTCGGGCGAATATACCGGGCGCGATAATCCGCACGCCTGGATGTCGCCGATCGTGGCGCAGACCTACGTCAAAAACATCGTCACCGCCTTCTCCACACTCGACCCCCAAAACGCCGCGGGCTATCGCGAGCGCGGCGAAGCCTATTCCCGCGAGCTCGGCAGCGTGGCATCCGAGCTCAGCGCGGCCCTGGAGACCATCCCGGAAAACCGCCGTTTCCTCGCCACCTGCGAGGGGGCGTTCAGCTATCTGGCGCGCGATGTGGGCCTGGACGAGGGCTTCCTCTGGGGGGTGAACCAGGAAAACGAGGGCACCCCGCAACAGATCTCCGGGCTCATCCGCGAGGTTAGGGAACGCGAGGTCCCCACGATCTTCTGCGAGTCCACCGTAAACAACAGCGCCCAGCGCCAGGTCGCGGCCGATAGTGGCGCCCAGCTCGGCGGGCTGCTCTATGTGGACTCGCTCTCGGATGGTCCCCCCGTGGGCAGCTATCTGGATCTCCTGCGTCACGACGCACAGGTCATCGCCGAGGGGCTCACCCGATGA
- a CDS encoding TrmH family RNA methyltransferase, translating to MSQIPANPTHELSTSGVGPWRGEPPTEAHYDPELLERGDTRNVIDRYRYWNMDAIIADLDEHRHPFHVAIENWQHDMNIGSIVRSANAFGADTVHIVGRRRWNKRGAMVTDRYQHVLHHESVEALVEWCAAEDLPIIGIDNVPGSVIIETFSFPERSLMLFGQEGPGLSAEAIAASRSIVEITQFGSTRSMNASAAAAVTMHAWVMQHVSF from the coding sequence ATGAGTCAGATCCCCGCCAATCCCACCCATGAACTCTCCACCTCGGGGGTTGGGCCGTGGCGCGGCGAGCCGCCCACGGAGGCTCATTACGATCCGGAACTCCTGGAGCGCGGCGATACCCGCAATGTGATCGACCGCTATCGCTATTGGAATATGGATGCGATCATCGCCGATCTGGACGAGCATCGACACCCGTTCCACGTGGCCATCGAGAACTGGCAGCACGATATGAACATCGGGTCTATCGTGCGCAGCGCCAATGCCTTTGGGGCCGATACGGTGCATATCGTGGGTCGCCGGCGCTGGAATAAGCGCGGCGCAATGGTGACCGACCGCTATCAGCACGTCCTGCATCACGAGAGCGTCGAGGCGCTTGTGGAGTGGTGTGCCGCCGAGGACCTGCCCATCATCGGCATCGATAACGTCCCCGGCTCGGTCATTATCGAGACCTTCTCCTTCCCCGAGCGCAGCCTGATGCTCTTTGGCCAGGAGGGTCCGGGGCTCTCCGCCGAGGCGATCGCCGCCTCCCGCTCGATCGTGGAAATTACCCAGTTTGGCTCCACCCGCTCGATGAACGCCTCGGCCGCCGCCGCGGTCACGATGCACGCGTGGGTCATGCAGCACGTGAGCTTCTAG
- a CDS encoding AAA family ATPase — MTTTFRASGLALRADRGPIYGPLDVSLDAPFGVLTGSRGSGKTCLLLTLAGRMRAGEGTFDVLGTPGSAGVKALQNQSAIAGFYGIDGLEDSVTVGNAVTERLRWNAPWYTRVPRADDRAVRRALAPAFGEIPVPSADTMIWDLDEDAKLLVRIGLALLDDPRILFVDNVDHVHDLRGQAAVLTRLGALAASGTPVVVTTAGYTPALYKDVATDIQVVPMRQEQLV, encoded by the coding sequence GTGACAACAACATTTCGGGCGAGCGGACTCGCCCTCCGCGCGGATCGCGGCCCCATTTACGGCCCGCTGGATGTGTCGCTGGACGCCCCCTTTGGAGTCCTCACCGGCTCCCGGGGCAGCGGAAAGACCTGCCTCCTGCTCACCCTGGCCGGCCGCATGCGCGCCGGGGAGGGAACGTTTGACGTCCTCGGCACCCCGGGAAGCGCGGGGGTGAAGGCCCTACAGAACCAGAGCGCGATCGCCGGATTCTACGGAATCGACGGCCTCGAAGACTCCGTCACGGTGGGCAATGCCGTGACCGAGCGCCTGCGCTGGAACGCCCCCTGGTATACCCGCGTTCCCCGCGCCGATGACCGCGCCGTGCGCCGCGCCCTCGCGCCCGCATTTGGGGAGATCCCCGTCCCCTCCGCGGACACCATGATCTGGGACCTCGACGAGGACGCCAAGCTTTTGGTGCGCATCGGCCTGGCCCTGCTGGACGATCCCCGGATTCTCTTCGTGGACAATGTTGACCACGTGCACGACCTCCGCGGCCAGGCCGCGGTCCTCACCCGGCTCGGGGCGCTCGCCGCCTCCGGAACCCCCGTCGTGGTCACCACCGCGGGCTATACGCCGGCCCTCTATAAAGACGTAGCGACCGATATTCAGGTCGTCCCCATGCGCCAGGAGCAGCTCGTATGA